A window from Hymenobacter volaticus encodes these proteins:
- a CDS encoding S1C family serine protease, whose amino-acid sequence MKKLFTPVVCSALLGSVLLQSCATIIATPSQTVKVVGQPAGSAIYINDKEVKAKPIAGSSDVKIKVRRKKSSEIKIKHDGYKDYSEVVYPDKKNALVYMNWLPVAGTFYGVGATNAEVEVSPVIGYGWIVGIGGFIVDRATGSAMRLNKSEIKPEMMRLPKAVASSQTVQCGLVNVRIKGGDKMGNFIIRKNPTEILYFGKSLDVDAEHLKNNANSTLKDLGYNVPTTEGKSVFSAGVNSRYTLQGEMRDIKYDIHATHEYESRARFETHCTVEVTWKIVNQNRQSVFEQKTSGSSIKFEKGGSAAFEDAFENSLYTFLSNKDVAAALAKPAGATASTSTVGATEEDKPSPIALHRALPLKPVGDNGVSAAARCVVTVETTDGHGSGCLVSNDGYLITNAHVVGDEETVKVHMADGVEAKGKVVRVNASMDLALVKVDVDGLSAFQLPSASTTDLGADVFAIGTPADKELGQSITKGIISGRRKIEGHAFLQTDVSINGGNSGGALVARSGQLVGIVNAKLVGRGIEGIGFAIPAEQVSEALQLKFVD is encoded by the coding sequence ATGAAGAAATTATTTACTCCGGTGGTTTGCAGCGCGCTTCTTGGCTCCGTCTTACTACAAAGCTGCGCCACTATTATTGCAACTCCTTCACAGACTGTGAAGGTAGTAGGGCAGCCTGCCGGTAGCGCTATTTATATCAACGATAAAGAAGTTAAAGCCAAGCCCATTGCAGGTAGCTCTGATGTTAAGATAAAAGTGCGGCGCAAGAAAAGCTCTGAAATCAAGATCAAGCACGACGGCTATAAGGACTACTCTGAAGTTGTATATCCAGATAAAAAGAATGCTTTAGTTTATATGAACTGGCTGCCAGTTGCAGGCACATTTTACGGTGTTGGCGCTACCAACGCTGAAGTGGAAGTAAGCCCGGTGATAGGCTATGGCTGGATAGTTGGAATCGGCGGATTTATTGTCGACCGTGCTACTGGCTCTGCTATGAGGCTCAACAAGAGTGAAATAAAGCCAGAAATGATGCGCCTGCCAAAGGCCGTTGCGAGCAGCCAAACAGTTCAATGTGGGCTGGTAAATGTGCGCATTAAAGGCGGCGATAAGATGGGAAACTTTATTATTCGCAAGAATCCGACGGAAATTCTCTACTTCGGTAAGTCGCTTGACGTGGATGCAGAGCACTTGAAAAACAATGCAAATAGCACGTTGAAAGACTTGGGGTATAACGTGCCTACTACGGAAGGCAAGAGTGTATTCTCAGCTGGGGTCAACTCACGTTATACTTTACAAGGCGAGATGCGTGACATAAAGTATGATATTCACGCCACGCACGAATATGAATCACGTGCCCGCTTCGAAACACATTGCACGGTAGAAGTAACTTGGAAGATCGTCAACCAAAACCGTCAATCAGTCTTCGAGCAAAAAACGAGCGGCTCAAGCATTAAATTTGAGAAAGGAGGCAGCGCCGCTTTCGAAGATGCCTTCGAAAATTCGCTTTACACTTTTCTGTCTAACAAGGATGTAGCAGCGGCTCTCGCTAAGCCTGCAGGTGCTACCGCCAGCACAAGCACTGTGGGCGCTACAGAGGAAGATAAACCGTCTCCTATTGCCCTGCACCGAGCTTTGCCTCTCAAGCCTGTTGGCGACAATGGTGTTAGTGCTGCTGCACGGTGCGTGGTAACAGTTGAAACAACTGACGGACATGGCAGCGGTTGTCTTGTTTCCAATGATGGCTACCTCATTACGAATGCTCACGTTGTGGGCGATGAGGAAACAGTGAAGGTACACATGGCCGACGGCGTTGAAGCCAAAGGCAAAGTAGTACGGGTAAACGCTAGCATGGACTTGGCATTGGTAAAAGTCGACGTCGACGGCTTATCAGCCTTTCAATTGCCAAGTGCTTCCACCACAGACTTAGGGGCGGATGTGTTTGCTATTGGTACGCCAGCCGATAAAGAGCTAGGACAGAGCATTACAAAAGGCATTATCAGCGGACGACGCAAAATTGAAGGTCACGCCTTTTTGCAGACGGATGTAAGCATCAATGGTGGCAACAGCGGGGGTGCCTTGGTTGCACGTTCGGGTCAACTAGTCGGTATCGTTAATGCCAAGTTAGTAGGTCGTGGCATTGAGGGTATTGGCTTTGCCATCCCTGCGGAACAAGTTAGCGAAGCACTTCAACTTAAATTTGTTGATTAA
- a CDS encoding HAD family hydrolase, with product MDITDKLLLILDLDETLIHASTKELDRPADFTLFDYHIYIRPHLTEFLIGCSHHFRLAIWSSASDDYVAEVTKHIVPASIPLDFVWGRSRCTYCFHNAAFEELGYPDSHSHYDYVKVLKKLRRRGYDLDRVLIVDDTPSKAKRNYGNAIYPTEYLGQLHDNELILLLRYLAQFKDVGNVRSIEKRDWQNRTDLVWETSS from the coding sequence ATGGATATAACAGACAAACTACTCCTTATCCTGGATTTGGATGAGACGCTTATCCACGCCTCAACCAAGGAACTAGACCGGCCGGCTGATTTTACCTTATTCGACTATCATATCTATATACGCCCTCACCTAACAGAGTTCCTCATCGGTTGCAGTCACCATTTTAGGCTGGCCATCTGGTCATCGGCCTCCGATGATTACGTGGCAGAAGTGACCAAACATATTGTTCCGGCTTCTATCCCGCTTGATTTTGTTTGGGGCCGGAGCCGCTGCACCTACTGCTTCCACAACGCAGCCTTCGAAGAATTAGGGTACCCCGATTCTCACAGTCACTACGATTACGTCAAGGTACTCAAGAAACTTCGGCGGCGCGGCTACGATTTGGACAGGGTACTGATAGTGGATGACACGCCCTCGAAGGCCAAGCGCAACTATGGCAACGCCATTTATCCTACCGAATACCTTGGGCAATTGCATGACAACGAACTAATCCTGCTCTTACGCTATTTAGCCCAGTTCAAGGATGTAGGCAACGTTCGATCCATTGAGAAAAGAGATTGGCAAAATCGTACGGACCTTGTTTGGGAGACAAGCTCATAA
- a CDS encoding ketopantoate reductase family protein: protein MKTTELAIVGLGGVGGYFGFKLAQVYAPDPSVSITFVARGATYNVVKEHGLTLLSPEHPNSTTQPTKLLETVAELADIDVVIICVKEYDLEKVCTALKPKLHDNAVLLPLMNGVDIYDRIRRIIPAAIVLPACVYVASHIKEKGVVEHKGNPGRIIVGQDPQRPDYQPQPLVELLAKAGIAIEYQQDAFPAIWTKFFFIASFGLVSARYNKSIGQVEEEPALHERAQAIMQEIEAIAHKKGVALPADIINQTFQKARSFPYQTPTSLQLDVNSSKAQTELELFAGAILTYGEALGVEVKETRRIYEEIKESQRQKISS from the coding sequence ATGAAAACAACAGAACTAGCCATTGTCGGGCTTGGGGGAGTTGGTGGGTATTTCGGGTTCAAGCTGGCCCAGGTCTATGCTCCAGATCCTAGTGTCAGCATCACCTTCGTAGCCCGAGGCGCCACGTATAACGTCGTGAAAGAACACGGATTGACGCTGCTTTCGCCCGAGCATCCCAACAGCACAACCCAGCCAACTAAGCTGCTGGAAACTGTTGCGGAGCTTGCAGACATCGATGTGGTGATAATCTGCGTCAAAGAATACGACTTGGAGAAGGTATGCACGGCGCTAAAGCCAAAGCTGCATGACAACGCAGTCCTGCTGCCACTAATGAACGGCGTAGACATCTACGACCGAATCCGGCGAATCATTCCTGCGGCTATCGTGCTGCCCGCCTGCGTGTACGTCGCCTCGCACATCAAAGAGAAGGGGGTGGTAGAGCACAAAGGCAACCCGGGTAGAATCATTGTCGGCCAAGACCCCCAACGGCCGGATTACCAGCCTCAGCCGTTGGTTGAGCTACTTGCCAAGGCAGGCATTGCCATCGAGTATCAGCAGGATGCCTTTCCCGCCATCTGGACGAAGTTCTTCTTTATCGCCAGCTTTGGCTTGGTATCGGCGCGCTACAACAAGTCGATTGGGCAAGTGGAAGAAGAGCCGGCCCTACATGAGCGGGCCCAAGCCATTATGCAGGAAATAGAAGCCATTGCGCACAAAAAAGGCGTTGCTCTTCCTGCCGATATCATCAACCAAACCTTCCAGAAAGCCCGGTCTTTCCCGTACCAGACCCCTACTTCCCTACAACTTGACGTCAATTCCAGCAAAGCCCAAACTGAACTAGAACTGTTTGCCGGCGCCATCCTGACATATGGTGAGGCTTTGGGTGTTGAAGTGAAAGAAACCCGTAGGATTTACGAGGAAATAAAGGAAAGCCAACGGCAAAAGATCAGCAGCTAA
- a CDS encoding transglutaminase domain-containing protein yields MKTLFAWLLLLLPAAASATSTDTLNTRLYQHAQLAPPTTNLRNLVAYLKQGTTSERERAEVIFYWIADHISYDCELEKRAYITPAAVSIDSIMTRQKTVCSGYARLYAAMATYAGIECQTVAGTAANRFGEGMHSWNAVCIDKQWLLIDATWGSGGTVDQTDRYVKRLDLRYLFADPKFLVTTHFPNNSRWQLLDNPISLGTFQGILWKHRRESLYQDEVFQASTNSTSILYKKNLR; encoded by the coding sequence ATGAAAACCTTGTTTGCCTGGCTGCTTTTACTGCTGCCAGCGGCGGCTTCAGCCACTAGCACTGATACGCTCAATACGCGCTTGTATCAGCATGCTCAACTGGCCCCACCCACTACCAACCTCCGCAATCTGGTAGCTTATCTTAAACAGGGCACTACTTCCGAGCGGGAACGGGCCGAAGTTATCTTCTACTGGATAGCCGACCACATTAGCTACGACTGTGAGCTCGAGAAACGGGCGTATATCACGCCAGCGGCAGTTTCGATTGATAGCATCATGACGCGGCAGAAAACAGTCTGCTCGGGTTATGCGCGCCTGTACGCTGCCATGGCGACGTATGCGGGAATAGAATGCCAAACGGTAGCAGGTACCGCCGCCAATCGTTTTGGCGAAGGCATGCACTCTTGGAACGCAGTATGTATCGACAAGCAATGGCTGCTGATAGATGCCACGTGGGGAAGCGGCGGCACCGTAGACCAAACCGACCGTTACGTTAAGCGCTTGGACCTGCGCTATTTGTTTGCTGACCCCAAATTTTTGGTGACCACTCATTTTCCCAACAACAGCCGCTGGCAATTGCTCGATAATCCCATCAGCCTAGGTACATTCCAGGGCATCCTGTGGAAACACAGGCGGGAGTCGCTGTACCAAGACGAGGTGTTCCAAGCCTCTACCAACAGCACGAGTATCTTGTATAAAAAGAACTTACGGTAG
- a CDS encoding alpha-galactosidase gives MRKLLLCVLFLPLGLTKVAAQAASAPIVIETSHTSLVFAVGDNKKLYQTYVGARLANQQDYKSLPNNHEAYAPAGTDNLFEPAIRVVHPDGNPSLSLAFVGVEANKVGDNVTTTIRLKDPQYPVEVALHFTAYFKEDVIKTWTEIRHQEKRPVQLTNYASAMLHFDAGNYWLTQFHGDWAEEVGMQESQLTSGVKVIDSKLGTRANQFQTPTFFLALNKPADEVTGELIAGTLSWTGNFRFAFELDQQNALRISAGINPYASEYMLPAGQPFVTPEFVFTYTNQGKGQASRNLHRWARQYSVLDGTQPRLTLLNNWEATFFDFNEAKLDNLIGGARKLGVDLFLLDDGWFGNKYPRNDDQAGLGDWQANKTKLPSGVGHLVQTAQKENVKFGIWLEPEMVNPKSELYEKHPDWILKLPNRPEHLSRNQLVLDLTNPKVQDFVFNVVDEELSKGVAYVKWDCNRMMTNTYSPYLGKNQSHVFVDYVRGLYKVLDRVRQKYPHVPMMLCSGGGGRTDYGGLRYFTEFWASDNTDAFERIFIQWSYSNFFPSLTVSNHVTNWNRQQSIKFRTDVAMMGKLGYDIEVDKLQPEELTFSQQAIKEYKRLSPVIWQGDLFRLRSPYESNQAALMYVDPAQQQAVLFAYNLHTRYNEVVLPLKLQGLDPARRYRVTEINLMPGSKSPLAANSQTYSGDYLMKAGILVSPGNAPALTSHVLELRAE, from the coding sequence ATGCGCAAACTTCTCCTGTGTGTATTGTTCCTGCCACTTGGCCTGACCAAGGTTGCGGCGCAAGCAGCTTCCGCGCCCATTGTTATCGAAACCAGCCACACGAGCTTGGTTTTCGCGGTGGGCGACAATAAAAAGCTCTATCAAACGTATGTGGGTGCCAGGCTTGCCAACCAGCAGGACTATAAAAGCCTGCCGAACAACCACGAAGCCTACGCCCCCGCTGGCACCGACAATCTGTTTGAGCCGGCTATTCGGGTGGTGCACCCCGATGGCAACCCTTCCCTTAGCCTGGCGTTCGTGGGGGTGGAAGCCAATAAAGTGGGCGACAACGTGACCACCACCATTCGGCTGAAGGACCCGCAGTACCCGGTGGAAGTGGCACTGCATTTTACGGCGTATTTCAAGGAAGATGTCATTAAGACGTGGACGGAGATTCGGCACCAAGAGAAGCGGCCGGTGCAACTCACCAACTACGCCTCCGCCATGCTACACTTCGATGCCGGCAACTACTGGCTCACACAGTTTCATGGCGATTGGGCCGAAGAGGTAGGCATGCAGGAAAGCCAGCTTACGAGCGGCGTGAAAGTCATCGACAGCAAGCTTGGTACGCGGGCCAACCAGTTTCAAACGCCTACTTTCTTCTTGGCCCTCAACAAGCCCGCCGACGAAGTTACCGGCGAACTTATAGCCGGCACGCTCAGCTGGACTGGCAACTTCCGCTTTGCCTTCGAACTAGATCAGCAGAACGCCTTGCGTATTTCGGCGGGCATCAACCCGTACGCCTCGGAGTACATGCTACCGGCGGGCCAGCCATTTGTCACGCCCGAGTTTGTCTTCACCTACACCAACCAAGGCAAGGGCCAAGCTAGCCGCAACCTCCACCGGTGGGCGCGTCAATACAGCGTGCTCGATGGCACGCAGCCCCGCCTGACGCTGCTCAACAATTGGGAAGCCACCTTTTTTGATTTCAACGAAGCCAAGCTCGACAACCTTATTGGTGGGGCCCGCAAGCTCGGCGTGGATCTGTTTCTGCTCGATGATGGCTGGTTCGGCAACAAATATCCCCGCAACGACGACCAAGCCGGCCTTGGCGACTGGCAGGCCAACAAAACCAAGCTCCCGAGCGGCGTGGGGCACTTAGTGCAAACCGCGCAGAAAGAAAACGTGAAGTTTGGTATCTGGCTGGAGCCCGAAATGGTGAACCCCAAGAGCGAGCTGTACGAAAAGCACCCCGACTGGATTTTGAAGCTGCCCAACCGCCCCGAACACCTGAGCCGCAACCAACTCGTGCTCGACCTTACGAACCCCAAAGTGCAGGACTTCGTGTTCAACGTGGTAGATGAGGAGCTTTCCAAGGGCGTGGCGTACGTGAAGTGGGACTGTAACCGCATGATGACCAACACTTACTCGCCCTACTTAGGCAAAAACCAGAGTCACGTCTTTGTCGATTATGTTCGGGGCTTGTACAAGGTGCTGGATCGGGTGCGGCAGAAGTATCCGCACGTGCCCATGATGCTGTGCTCGGGTGGCGGGGGCCGCACCGATTACGGTGGGCTCCGCTACTTCACCGAGTTTTGGGCCAGCGACAACACCGACGCTTTCGAGCGCATCTTTATCCAGTGGAGCTACTCCAATTTCTTCCCGTCGCTAACGGTGTCCAACCACGTCACCAACTGGAATCGGCAGCAGTCCATCAAGTTTCGCACCGACGTGGCCATGATGGGCAAGCTTGGCTACGACATTGAGGTAGACAAGCTGCAACCGGAGGAACTAACGTTCAGCCAGCAAGCCATCAAGGAGTACAAACGCCTAAGCCCGGTTATCTGGCAGGGCGACTTATTCCGGCTCCGCTCACCCTACGAAAGCAACCAGGCGGCCCTGATGTACGTGGACCCTGCCCAACAGCAGGCCGTGTTGTTTGCCTACAACCTGCATACCCGCTACAACGAAGTGGTGCTACCCCTAAAGCTCCAAGGCCTCGACCCTGCCCGGCGCTACCGCGTCACGGAAATCAACCTGATGCCCGGCAGCAAGTCGCCGCTGGCTGCCAACAGCCAAACCTATTCGGGCGACTACCTCATGAAAGCCGGCATTCTGGTGTCGCCCGGCAACGCACCCGCTCTTACCAGCCACGTATTGGAACTGCGGGCGGAATAA
- a CDS encoding glycoside hydrolase family 25 protein yields MLPGGLLYIQRSLQDLTPTPGFDNPNGSYHLKMKRKLLVIVTLGILIIVSVAFMFYQGLLRLNYPSYEQFPIQGIDISHHQGDIDWNELTKDKISFVFIKATEGGDFKDPKFQANWANAKNTNLLVGAYHFYRLCKTGTEQANNFMSTVPKNDKNLPPVIDLELGGNCQTNKTDEQIIQEIQDYINIIKEHYGQAPIIYVTIEFYDKFLQNRFTDYPIWIRDIHSKPELSDKRSWTFWQFANRGHIKGINGYVDFNVFNGDKSKFQELIRKGE; encoded by the coding sequence ATGCTTCCCGGAGGCTTGTTGTATATACAGCGTAGCTTGCAGGACCTTACGCCTACCCCAGGTTTCGACAATCCAAATGGTAGCTATCATTTAAAAATGAAAAGAAAACTTTTGGTAATAGTGACCCTTGGGATACTGATAATAGTGTCAGTAGCATTTATGTTCTACCAAGGACTACTAAGGTTAAATTATCCTTCCTATGAACAGTTTCCTATTCAGGGAATTGATATTTCTCATCATCAAGGTGACATTGATTGGAATGAATTAACAAAAGATAAGATTTCTTTTGTATTCATAAAAGCAACCGAGGGTGGAGATTTTAAAGACCCGAAATTTCAAGCAAATTGGGCAAATGCCAAAAACACAAACCTTTTAGTTGGTGCATATCATTTTTACAGACTTTGCAAGACTGGAACTGAGCAGGCAAACAACTTTATGTCAACTGTTCCAAAAAATGATAAAAATCTGCCACCAGTGATTGACTTAGAACTCGGAGGAAACTGCCAAACTAACAAGACTGACGAACAAATAATACAGGAAATTCAGGACTATATTAACATAATAAAAGAGCATTATGGACAGGCACCTATTATTTATGTAACAATTGAATTTTATGATAAATTTTTACAAAATCGTTTTACAGACTATCCTATTTGGATACGCGACATACACTCCAAGCCTGAACTCTCCGATAAAAGGAGCTGGACTTTTTGGCAATTTGCTAACAGAGGGCACATAAAAGGTATAAATGGATATGTTGACTTCAACGTATTTAATGGTGACAAGAGTAAATTTCAAGAATTAATAAGAAAAGGTGAATAA
- a CDS encoding leucine-rich repeat domain-containing protein, with protein MQGNTCLAQCPSKISFSLVNSLAQPGCITELNLRGQNLELLPPSVGQLRRLRLLFAHENHLRHLPEDLTKLDSLRVLFLNKNGLLDLPPTIGNLHRLRQLQIEQNMLTELPPSIGTLDSLHYLLGAYNNFTSLPEQLGRLAQLEYCDISHNQLLYLPTSISALRELRYVYLNDNKLQSLPAQLGALSKLQELNVSNNQLEQLPASIGDCADLKVLILSGNQLKSLPKSIGKLTNLEMLIANENQLTALPRSIAKLKKLKTIIVKQNAFTPEARRQAEAALPDTKFYFQ; from the coding sequence GTGCAGGGCAACACTTGTTTGGCGCAATGCCCTTCAAAAATTTCTTTTTCGCTGGTTAACTCGTTAGCCCAGCCGGGCTGCATCACCGAATTGAACTTGCGAGGCCAGAATCTGGAGCTTCTGCCACCAAGCGTGGGGCAGTTGCGGCGGCTGCGCTTGTTATTCGCCCACGAGAACCACCTGCGGCACCTACCCGAAGACCTCACGAAGCTGGACAGCCTGCGGGTGTTATTTCTAAACAAGAACGGCTTACTGGACTTGCCGCCAACAATCGGTAACCTGCACCGACTGCGCCAATTGCAGATAGAGCAGAATATGCTGACCGAGTTGCCGCCCAGCATTGGAACGCTAGACAGCTTGCATTACCTGCTAGGCGCGTACAACAACTTCACGTCGCTACCCGAACAACTAGGGCGGTTAGCCCAGCTAGAGTATTGCGATATTTCGCACAATCAACTGCTTTATCTGCCTACTTCCATTAGTGCCTTGCGCGAACTGCGCTACGTGTACCTCAACGACAACAAGCTGCAAAGTTTGCCCGCTCAACTTGGCGCACTCAGCAAGCTACAGGAGCTGAACGTGAGCAACAATCAGCTAGAGCAGCTGCCGGCCAGTATCGGCGACTGTGCAGACCTGAAGGTTCTTATTCTATCGGGCAACCAACTCAAAAGCTTGCCCAAGAGCATTGGCAAGCTGACCAACTTGGAAATGCTGATTGCCAATGAAAACCAACTAACGGCGCTACCCCGCTCGATAGCAAAGCTGAAGAAGCTGAAAACGATTATTGTAAAGCAAAACGCCTTCACACCGGAAGCCCGCCGCCAAGCAGAAGCCGCCTTGCCGGACACGAAATTCTATTTTCAATGA
- a CDS encoding amidase: MNRRLFLRNGSLAGFALTTLGTTACTTEANTKPAADTAGEGAAAPDSFELNEATITGLQEKMANGQHTARSLTELYLKRIDALDKAGPKLNSVIEVNPDALTIADELDKERKAGKVRGPLHGIPVLIKDNIDTGDKQQTTAGSLALAGHEATQDAFIVKQLRAAGAVLLGKTNLSEWANFRSTRSTSGWSSRGGQTKNPYILDRTPSGSSAGSGTAVSANLCAVAIGTETDGSIVSPSSCCGLVGIKPTVGLLSRSGIIPISATQDTAGPMTRNVRDAAILLGALAGQDPADAMTKENTGKIQPDYTKFLDANGLKGKRIGIEKRHLEGASGAIPLFKQAVELLKAQGATVVEVEVDKPCDPLGEAEYDVLLYEFKDGVNKYLATANASVKTLADVIAFNTQNKPKAMPFFQQEILEASQKLEDLNSPKYQAALRKSHLGARQILDAAISSNKLDAIVGITTGPARVIDLINGDAGGGPGSSSPAAMAGYPHITVPMGAVNGLPVGLSFVSGAYTEGPLLTVAYAYEQASKKRIAPQFQPPFVG; the protein is encoded by the coding sequence ATGAACAGAAGGCTTTTCCTGCGGAACGGTTCCTTGGCCGGCTTTGCGCTTACTACGTTGGGCACCACCGCCTGCACCACCGAGGCCAATACCAAGCCCGCAGCCGATACTGCCGGCGAAGGGGCCGCAGCTCCTGATTCCTTCGAACTCAACGAAGCCACTATCACCGGGCTGCAAGAAAAAATGGCCAACGGCCAGCACACGGCCCGTTCCCTCACCGAACTGTACCTAAAGCGTATTGATGCCCTCGACAAAGCGGGCCCCAAGCTCAACTCGGTTATCGAGGTCAATCCTGACGCGCTAACCATTGCCGACGAACTCGATAAAGAGCGCAAGGCCGGTAAAGTGCGCGGCCCGCTGCACGGCATTCCGGTGCTTATCAAAGACAACATCGATACCGGCGACAAACAGCAAACTACGGCGGGCTCTTTGGCACTGGCCGGCCATGAGGCAACCCAGGACGCGTTTATTGTGAAACAACTGCGGGCAGCGGGTGCGGTATTGCTCGGCAAAACCAACCTGAGCGAGTGGGCCAACTTCCGCTCAACTCGCTCGACGAGTGGCTGGAGCAGCCGCGGCGGCCAAACCAAGAACCCCTACATCCTCGACCGGACGCCCAGCGGCTCCAGTGCCGGCTCGGGTACGGCAGTTTCGGCCAACTTGTGCGCCGTGGCCATCGGCACCGAAACCGATGGTTCTATTGTGTCGCCGTCGTCGTGCTGCGGGTTGGTGGGCATCAAGCCGACCGTGGGGCTACTAAGCCGGAGCGGTATTATCCCGATTTCCGCCACGCAAGACACGGCCGGCCCCATGACTCGCAACGTCCGCGACGCGGCCATCTTGCTCGGTGCCCTGGCCGGCCAAGACCCGGCCGATGCCATGACCAAGGAAAACACTGGCAAGATTCAGCCCGACTACACCAAGTTTCTGGATGCCAATGGCCTCAAAGGCAAGCGAATCGGTATAGAGAAGCGGCACCTGGAAGGCGCCTCTGGTGCCATACCTCTGTTCAAGCAAGCCGTGGAGCTGCTCAAAGCCCAAGGTGCCACGGTGGTAGAAGTAGAGGTAGACAAGCCCTGTGACCCGCTCGGGGAAGCCGAGTACGACGTGCTGCTGTACGAATTTAAAGATGGCGTGAACAAGTATCTGGCCACGGCCAATGCCTCCGTCAAAACGCTGGCCGACGTAATTGCCTTTAACACTCAGAATAAGCCCAAGGCTATGCCCTTCTTTCAGCAGGAAATTTTGGAAGCCTCACAGAAACTAGAAGACCTGAATAGCCCCAAATACCAAGCGGCCCTGCGCAAGTCGCACCTTGGCGCCCGGCAGATTCTGGATGCCGCCATCAGTTCCAACAAGCTCGATGCCATTGTGGGTATTACTACCGGTCCGGCTCGTGTTATTGACCTCATAAACGGGGATGCGGGCGGTGGGCCCGGCTCATCGTCGCCGGCTGCTATGGCGGGCTACCCGCACATCACGGTGCCAATGGGCGCTGTCAATGGGCTGCCCGTGGGCTTGTCGTTTGTGAGCGGTGCGTACACCGAAGGCCCGCTGCTGACGGTGGCGTATGCCTACGAGCAAGCTTCCAAGAAGCGGATAGCACCGCAGTTTCAGCCACCTTTTGTGGGGTAA
- a CDS encoding cytochrome-c peroxidase yields the protein MAAPNQDFNSFDRARFFVRYFNPALASLRQAQVQLHIPFVAAKRALRADAVGYFVADAFDASFFAPADAAAPTPAVLALGEALFKEPVLSGKAGRSCASCHVPSRAYTDGLKVNSSLLADAGLERNTPTLLNAALQPDQFYDSRVHYLEDQVHAVVSNKAEMGGQLSEAPALLRKKGTYAKLFAKAFANDKQPLTEHNIRRAVATYVRSLVRLNSRFDQYLRGDTTVVKPQEILGFNLFMGKAQCGTCHYMPLFSGTVPPLYDKTESEVLGVPATADTLHPKLDGDQGKFLLYGVAHQKHAFKTPTVRNAALTAPYMHNGVYQTLEQVMDFYNKGGGAGMGLDVPTQTLAEDQLNLTQTEQQAIIAFIKSLSDAREVAY from the coding sequence GTGGCGGCACCCAACCAAGACTTCAATAGCTTCGACCGGGCCCGGTTCTTTGTGCGTTACTTCAACCCGGCGCTAGCGTCGCTACGGCAGGCGCAGGTGCAGTTGCACATTCCGTTTGTCGCGGCTAAGCGGGCCTTACGCGCTGATGCAGTTGGCTATTTTGTAGCCGATGCGTTCGACGCTTCCTTTTTCGCGCCCGCCGATGCGGCGGCGCCCACGCCTGCGGTACTCGCCTTGGGAGAAGCGTTATTCAAGGAGCCTGTGTTATCGGGCAAGGCGGGCCGTTCGTGCGCTAGCTGCCACGTGCCGAGCCGCGCTTACACCGATGGGCTCAAGGTGAACAGCTCGTTGCTGGCTGATGCTGGCCTAGAACGCAACACCCCCACCCTGCTCAACGCCGCCCTGCAACCCGACCAATTCTACGACAGCCGCGTGCATTATTTGGAAGATCAAGTACACGCTGTGGTGTCCAACAAAGCCGAAATGGGCGGCCAACTGAGTGAAGCTCCTGCGCTGCTCCGCAAGAAAGGCACCTATGCCAAACTATTTGCCAAAGCGTTTGCCAACGACAAACAGCCCCTCACCGAACACAACATTCGGCGCGCCGTAGCCACCTACGTCCGCTCCTTGGTGCGCCTCAACAGCCGCTTCGACCAATACCTACGCGGCGATACCACTGTGGTAAAGCCACAGGAAATCCTCGGCTTCAACCTGTTCATGGGCAAAGCGCAGTGCGGCACGTGCCACTACATGCCCCTGTTCAGCGGCACCGTGCCGCCCCTCTACGACAAAACCGAAAGCGAAGTGCTCGGCGTGCCCGCCACTGCCGATACGCTGCACCCCAAGCTAGATGGAGACCAAGGCAAGTTTCTGCTCTACGGCGTTGCCCACCAGAAGCATGCCTTCAAAACGCCCACCGTCCGCAATGCTGCCCTTACCGCGCCTTACATGCACAACGGCGTGTACCAGACCTTGGAGCAGGTCATGGACTTCTACAACAAAGGCGGCGGGGCCGGCATGGGCCTAGACGTACCAACCCAAACCCTAGCCGAAGACCAGTTGAATTTAACTCAGACCGAGCAACAAGCAATTATTGCCTTCATCAAGTCCTTGTCGGATGCGCGGGAGGTGGCGTATTGA